The sequence TCTGTTGCCATGTGTGTCTAAACATGTTTACTGACAGACTGGAAATATCCAGATGtccaaatggataaacaaaacatggtacaCCCATACATTTGAATACTATTGTACGATTATAAGGAACAAAATACTGATCTGTGTTTTTCACATGGGTAACCCTGAAAAATCATTctactaagtgaaaggagccagatacaaaagatcatatattgtatgatttcatttatataaaatagctaGAAAAAAGTCAGTTTATAGAGACAGAAGCAGATAAATGGTTGCCTAGGACTGAGGTGGCAGTTGATATTACCTGCAAATTGGCAGAAGGGAACTTTCtagggtgatagaaatgttctaaaactagaTTGTAGTGATGATTGCATAAGTATAAACTTACCAAAACTATAGCccttgtgcttttttctttttttaaaatctttattggagtataatttgctttacagtattgtgtcagtttctgctgtacaacaaagtgaatcagccacatgtatccatatatccccatatgccctccctcttgagcctccctcttacccctttaggtcttcaaaaaagcatcaagctgatctccctgtgctctgtagtagcttcccactagccatctattctacatttgatagtgtgtatatgtcaatgctactctctcactacgtcccagcttcccctccccccggtgttctcaagtctgttctctaggtcTGCATCTCTagtcctaccctgccactaggttcattagtctcacaccagtcagaatggccatcatcaaaaaatctggaaacaataaatgctggagaggctgtggaggaaagggaaacctcctgcactgttggtgggaatgtaaattgatacagccactatggaaaacagtatggcggttccttaaaaaactaaaaatagaactaccatatgatccagcaatcccactagtgggcatatacccagagaagaccataattcagaaagatgtatgtaccaaaatgttcattgcagcatgatttacaatagccaggacatagaagcaacctaaatgtccatcaacagatgaatggataaagaatatgcggtacatatatgcaatggaatattactcagccataaaaaggaatgaaattgagctattcttagtgaggtggatggacctagagtctgtcttacaaaatgaagtcagccagaaagaaagaaaaaaaccatatgCTAGCCCTTATGCTTTCAATGACTGAATTTCGTGATATATAAATTCTCTTAATAAatctattaaatacattttgtaaagttttttttctggAATCACTCAAGGTGAGTTCAaaagttttacttttgttttcagcATGCTTTAATACACACCAGTATTGTTATGGTTATCACTCTGTGTTGCTTACCCCTTTGGTCCCTAGTTTGGTTTGTATGAAGTAGGGAATAAATGTACTATGGATTAAACTTAATGGAATCAAATTGAATTAAAGACAAACTGAATACATTTTCCTCACTGACAAATTATGATTTTCCAGTGATATGAAGATCTTAGTACATACCCaatacttgttttattttatttttgttgtttttgcccCCAAAGTTCTTAGTTCCATTCCCGGTATGTTTGGATACTCTTCACGGTCTTCATCATGTGTCTCAGCTTCGGTTCACCAGAAAGAGATGTTGAGACAAAGGTTCATGTGTAAGCACATTATTGGTAGGAGCAAGGACCATGGAACTTGGCTTAGGTTCCCTGACTTAGAGAAAAGGGAAGTGATACAGGGAAGAAAACACATCCAATAAGGCTTACCTTATATCAGCTCCCATAGGAGTGAGAGAGTAGGGAAATTCTGGAAATGGCACAAAATCCAACTTCAGAATGATCCCAGCTAAGGGGTGAAGAAGACGATATACCTCATACATCTTTATCAAGAACTGTCCCTCGTGGGGCATAATTCTCCAGCAGGTTTGCTGTCATGCATTGGGAAAAGTAGGTTCCACCTAGTGCTGACAGTGGCAGTCAGGCTGCTGTGCAGTGGGGATGGTGAAGGGATCCCAAGGAATGTAGGAGAAATGCTGACAGCTTCTGCCACTCCGTACTTCACTGCAGACTCAATTTTATCAATATTCTTCTCAAAAAGAGGACTAAGTTCTGAATACCTTCCACAAGTGTGTAACTACCGCTCCTGCTGGCACCTCCAGAGAGTGCCCTGTCCCCAAATAAACCACTAGAGAAAATAAGTTGTATTCTATTGCATTCATGATTAGATGCTTTAGGATCTTGGGGTGCATCTTAAAACTGCAATGGTGGGAAACAGAGGttcaataaagcaaaagaaagaggaaaggaagggagggacaatggagggaagaaggcagagaaTGAAGCTATATCTCAGAGTTATCTTATGCAGTATATTAGCTATGAATCATGTGGAAAAACTAACTCTCAAAGCTAGGTTCCCACTCTtggggttccctggtggcacagtggttaagaatctgcctgccaatgcaggggacactggttcaagctctgatctgggaagatcccacattctgctgagcaactaagcccatgacaTCTACTTAGTTCTGAGGCCAGTGGCCCATCATGGACAAGGGGCAACTCGGCTGAGGAGCCTTCCCAGAGCCCCCTTCATATCCTTGTTCCTTAGGCTGtaaatgaaggggttcagcatgggggtgaaCACAGTGTACAACACTGAGGCAGTGGAGCTTCTCTGGGGAGAATGGGTCACAGCAGAAGTGAGATAGACCCCCAGGCTGGTCCCATAGAACAAGGACACCACACAGAGGTGAGAcccacaggtggaaaatgctttatattttcccATGGCAGAGGAGATTCTCATTAAAGAAAAGACAATTCGAGAATAAGAGAAGATGATTCCAGTGAGGGGAAACACACCCAGCAGCGCAGTTGCCACTAACAAGAAGATGTTATTGATGAAGGTGTCAGAGGAGGCCACCTTGAGGATCTGAGCCAGTTCACAGAAGAAATGTGGAATTTCAGTGCCAAGACGGAAGGTCAGCCTCATCATCAGTAGAATATGAAGCAGGGCAACCCAGAAAATGATGAACCAACATATCAGAACCAGGAGGCAACAGAGGCGTGGGTTCATGATGACCGTGTAGTGCAgagggtggcagatggccacaaaccGGTCATAGGCCATTACAGTTAGAATAAAACTATCCATTACagcaaaaatcataaaaaaatacaactgagTGAGGCATCCTATATAAGAGATGTCTTTACTCTGTGTTTCAATGTTCACAAGCGTCTTCGGGACAGTGGTAGAGACGAAACAGATGTCAACAAAAGACAGGTTggtgaggaagaagtacatgggagtgTGGAGATGGGAGTCAGAGCTGATGACCAGAATGATGAGAAGATTCCCAAAGACAGTGACAAGGTACATGGACAGTAACACTCCAAAGAGTAGGGGCTGCAGTTCAGGATCAtctgagaggcccaggaggaggaaTTGTGATACTCCTGTATGGTTTTCTGCTCCCATGTAGCTGGTGTGTCTGCTGGGTAAGGAGACAAAGGCAGTGTTCAGCTAATAGCCAAGTAGCACCTTAGCTAGTCATCACTTTTATGATTCCACCTTTAGGTCGATATCCTTCATTCTCTATTAGTCCTTCCAATGACAGTGATTCACTTAGCCAAATggtagaaaattttcattttaaatgtatttatttaggtgttttaaaattcagcagaaaaaattttattatctCCTACTCACTGgttctaatttttttgttgttactgaaatatagttgatatataatgttgtgttaatttctgctgtacggcaaagtgaatcagttgtatacacacacacacgcattttaaatattcttttccattattatttatctcaggatattgaatatagttcccatggtatacagtaggaccttgttttttactCACTGGTTCTAACTCTGTATGAAGTTGTGGACATAAGCTGATTTCTTTTATGATATAGCActtggaaaataaatgaagacatttaatatcttttctttttgatctcATACTTGGAAAATGAATGAAGACATTTAATATCTTTTTGATCTCCATACTTCTTTCATTCAAGTAGTTAAATAATAGTTATTAAGACAGGGATTCCCAACTCAGGCAAAATTAATCCTATGACATGATGCTCCTTGTTGTTTTGATAGTTCTCTCTCAAGGGCCTTAAgtgctttattattttgttttctaaaaatgtacttactagtatagaaaaaaaaagttgaatttctAAAGATCCCAATTAAAatggagagtaaaaaaaaaataaaaaaataaaaatgtacttacTGCTGTTACCttccttgtgaggattaaaaatgCCTTCATGCACAGTAGGATCCCAGTAAGTGATAGCTATTGTTATTAGTAATCTATTACTTTTATGACAATTCTTTTTGATACATAACTCTCCCAACTATGATATAAAGATGCCAATTCAGATAATGGGATCTTGACTTAGAATTCCTAGAAGAGAATTTTGGTAAAGCAACTTAAGTTCTGTTTGACCTCGACAAAGTTACGTAATCTCTCTCAGCTGCAGATACCTCACCTATACAATGGAAGTAAGAAATAGTCCCAGCATTGTAAAGtgcattcatatatattttaatagaataatGTATCATGCACAAGTAATTCCTACTCTAGGAATAGATACCTGCTTAGATCTAGGATGTTCGCTAACATAATGCATCTCAAAAATAGGTCAGTGAAGAGGATTCATAGTCATAATTACAGTACAAACTGCTTTGAGAAAATATAAGAGCCATTACTGTGGTTAGCACCCAGGACAGTGCCTCTCACTAAATAAGGAAGCTAAGGACAATTTCTTAACCCAATAAAGAATAGGTATATTAAAACTGTGGCCAAAAATCTATTCTACATTAAAACACTAAATATTTGCATTAAATTCATGAAGAAAACAAGGCAGTCTACTCCAAATTCAATCACTCGACATTCTCTTAATGATTTAAAGAGAATGGGAAAGTGAGCAAATGACATTAGCCTAAGTACCAAATATCAGTAATAATTACATTGTTTGTAATTGATATTGTGGACACAGCAAGGTAGATAAggggaaacaacaacaacatcaatTCAGAGATATCAGGCCCTGTCAGAAATTCTACTTTGTCAGCAGAAATAGTTAGGGCATCTAGTAGAAAAATACAGTCAGGTGAGGAACAAAATACACAACACCTCATGCACAAAAAAACTCCTGTGAGTAGTTAATGAATAGGTGATTGGACACAGGAAACCTAAGAAGAGCCTAGAATT is a genomic window of Hippopotamus amphibius kiboko isolate mHipAmp2 chromosome 15, mHipAmp2.hap2, whole genome shotgun sequence containing:
- the LOC130837433 gene encoding olfactory receptor 7D4-like, with the protein product MGAENHTGVSQFLLLGLSDDPELQPLLFGVLLSMYLVTVFGNLLIILVISSDSHLHTPMYFFLTNLSFVDICFVSTTVPKTLVNIETQSKDISYIGCLTQLYFFMIFAVMDSFILTVMAYDRFVAICHPLHYTVIMNPRLCCLLVLICWFIIFWVALLHILLMMRLTFRLGTEIPHFFCELAQILKVASSDTFINNIFLLVATALLGVFPLTGIIFSYSRIVFSLMRISSAMGKYKAFSTCGSHLCVVSLFYGTSLGVYLTSAVTHSPQRSSTASVLYTVFTPMLNPFIYSLRNKDMKGALGRLLSRVAPCP